From Herpetosiphonaceae bacterium:
AACCCACACCGTGTCGCTGCGCACCAGCGCGAGCACCACGCAGGGCCAGCAATCGCTGCTGACGATCCCGTTCACGAATATCCAATAACATCGCCCCTACAATACGTACCTGCGGCTGGTGGAGCGCTCCGCCAGCCGCCGCGTTTAACGCGACCAGGCGCACGCAGCCGCAGCAGTACTCATTGCCTCGACTTGACACATCCGCTACACTCAGCAAAGGCACCGCACGCTGCGTCCCCCCACAGAACGATGCGCCTGTCCGATCACCGAACATGTCCATCGACAGACGGTTTATCGAAAGGAGCGCCCTCATGATTCGACATTCCCGTCCAGGCACCGCCCGCCACCTGCTGATCATGCTGATCCTGACGCTGATCATCAGCGCGTGCGGCCAGACCGCCACGCCTGCCGACCAGGGCGGAGCACCGGCTGCCGGGTCGCCCGCCGCCTCGGCAGCGCCCGCCGCGTCGCAAGCGGCTACCAGCGCCGCAGGATCGTCCGCAGATGCCGGATCGCTGATCTTCCTGTCCTCTCAGTTCAAGCCAGTTGAAGAAGCAGAGCGCATGCGCAACACGATCCTCGCCGGATTCGGCGGGCAGGTCGAGTTCATCCCCGAAGACGGCGGGCCATTCAACGACCGTATTCGGGCCGAGGCGCAGGGCGGCCAGAAGACGATCAGCATCATTGGCGGGCTGCACGGCGACTTCGCGCCGTTCGTCAAAGATCAACTGCTGGAAGATCTCACGCCGCTGATGGAGAAGCTCAAGGATCGCGGCTTTCCCGAGTCGTTTGTGGAGCTGAGCCGCATGGGCTCCGACAAGAGCTACTACGTGCCGTGGATGCAGGCGACCTATGTGCTGGCGGTGAACAAAAAAGCGCTCGAACATCTGCCGCAGGGCGCGGACCAGAACGCGCTGACCTACGCGCAGCTCAACGAGTGGGCCGCCAACGTCGAAAAAGCCACGGGCGAGCGTAAGCTGGGCTTTCCGGGCGGTCCCAAGGGCCTGATTCACCGCTTCTTCCAGGGCTATCTCTACCCATCGTACACCGGATCGTCGGGCGTCGCCGGCTTCAAAACGCCGGAGGCCGCGCAGATGTGGACCGAGTTCAAAGACATGTGGGCGCATGCCAATCCACAGTCGACGAGCTACGAGTTCATGCAGGAGCCGCTGCTCTCCGAGGAGGTCTGGATCGCCTGGGACCACGCCGCGCGGCTGATCACCGCCGTCACCGAAAAGCCCGACGACTTTGTGCTGCTGCCCGCGCCTGCGGGACCCAAGGGTCGCGGCTACATGCCGGTGCTGGCCGGTCTGGCGATCCCCAAGGGCGCGCCCAACCGCCAGGGCGCGGAGCAGTTGATCGAGTACCTGACGCAGCCGGAGCAGCAGATCACCACGCTGCGTGAAAATGCGTTCTTCCCCGTCACCAGCGCCCCGATCCCGCAAGACCTGTCGGCGGGCGTGCGCCTCGAAGCCGAGGCCGTGCAGAAACAGTCGTCGGCCAGCGATGCCCTGCCGTCGCTGCTGCCAGTGGGCCTGGGCGCGAAGGGCGGCGAGTTCAACAAAGTCTATCTCGACACCTTCCAGCGCATCGTGCTGAACAACGAGCCGGTCGAGCAGGTGCTTGAGCAGCAGGCCACCACGCTTCAGCAGATCTTGAACGACACCAAGGCCGGTTGCTGGCCGCCCGATCCGCCGAGCGAGGGGCCATGTCAGGTCAAGTAACGCAGCGAGCCGATCTGGAGCGGGAGAAGGTTCCCGCTCCACCACTGGCCGTCCGCCCGCGACGGCGCAGCCTGGGACCGTACCTGCTGCTCGCGCCCGCCGGGGTGTTTCTGGCGGTCTTTTTCGTCTGGCCGATGGTGCAGGCGCTCCTGCTGGCGTTCCAGAACGAAGCGGGCACCTTCACGCTTGAGCCGTTTCGCCGCATGGTCAACGACATCGCCTTCGGGCGCGCCGTGCGGAACACGCTGCTGCTGATCGTCGTGATCGTGCCGCTGCAAATGGTGCTGGCGCTGATCATGGCGCTGCTGCTGCAGAGCGGCCTGCGCGGCACGGGGCTACTGCTCTACCTGTGGGCAATCCCGCTGGCGATCTCCGACCTGGCGGCGGGCATCGTCTGGCTGGCGATCTTCGCCGACCGGGGCTACCTCAACTCGGCGCTGGTGGGGCTGGGCCTGAGCGAGACGAGCATTCGCTTTTTGAGCTACGAAAACCCGGTCAGCATGTTCCTGGCGGTGGTGCTGGCCGAAACCTGGCGGGCCACATCGATCGTGATGGTGATCCTGCTGGCCGGGCTTCAGGTGATCCCCAAGGAGTACGGCGAGGCCGCCGCTGTCTTTGGCGCGAACGGCTGGCAGCGCCTGCGGCATGTCACGCTGCCGATGCTGCTTCCGAGCATCCAGGTCGCGCTGATCCTGCGCACGATCCTGGCGTTTCAGGTCTTCGCGGTGGTGATCGCGCTGGCCGGGCGCAACCTGCCCGTGCTTGCGGGCGAGGCGTACTACTGGTACGGCAGCTACAGCAATCCCAACGTCGCGGCGGCCTACGCGCTGCTGATCCTGATCTTTTCGGTGCTCAACACCGGCATTTACCTGCGAGCGCTGCGCGTCCGCGATGAAGCGATAGGTGTGACATGAGCGTCCCGATGCCCATCCCTCGGCAGAGCGGCCCGCCCCGGCGGGTGTACCGCAACACGCTGCTCTACGCCGCCGCGCTGCTGATCTCACTGTTCATGGTGCTGCCGATCTACCTGATCATGATCGCGGCGTTCAGCCCGCGCGCGGCGATCTCGGCCTTTCCCAAGGCGCTGGTACCCGCCGAGTTTTCCACCGAGACGCTGCTCTTCTTTCTGCGCTCTACGGGCGTGACTCGCGCCGCGCGCAACAGCGTGCTCGTGGGGCTGCTCACGCTGGCGATCTCGCTGCTGCTGGGAGCGCCCGCCGGATACGCCCTGGCGCGTTTCGCCTTTCGTGGCCGCGATACCTTCAAGCTGCTGATCCTCTCGACGCGCGCCTTTCCGATCGTGATCCTGTCGATCCCGCTGGCGGTGACGTTCATCACCTGGCGGCTCTACGACTCGCTGCTGGCGGTCGCGCTGGTCCACACCGCGCTGGCGCTGCCGACGACGATCCTGGTGACAAGCAGCATTTTTATGAGCGTGCCCAAAGATCTGGAAGAGGCCGCGCTGACTCTCGGCTGCACGCCGCTGGGCGCGTTCCGGCGCATTGTACTGCCCCTGGCGCTGCCCGGCCTCGCGGCGTCGGCGATCTTCACCTTTGTGCTCTCGTGGAACGAGGTCTTTGCCGCGACGATCCTGACGGTGCGCAACCGCACGCTTCCGGCGCACGTCCTGGGCGTGCTCAACGACTCGCCGCTGCCGTTTCGGTTCGCGGGCGGCTTCGCGCTGGTGGTTCCATCGCTGATCTTTATCTTTTTTATGCGCCGTTACCTGCTCAACATGTGGGGACGAGTGACGAAGTGAGGCTGCGGCATGGCGACGATTACGATCAAGACGATCCGCAAGACCTACCCCGGCACGAAGCAGCCCGCCGTCGACGACGTGAATCTGACGATCGAGGATGGCGAGTTCATGGTGCTGCTCGGCCCGAGCGGCTGCGGCAAGACCACGCTGCTGCGGATGATCGCCGGGCTGGAGTATCCCGATCATGGCCGGATCACGATCGGCGAGCGCGATGTTACCGATCTGCCGCCGCGCGCCCGTCAGATCGCGATGGTCTTTCAGAGCTATGCCATCTTTCCGCATCTGACGGTCTTCGAGAACGTGGCCTTTGGCCTGCGCATGCGCAAAGAGTCCGGCCCCGATGTCAGGCGCAAGGTCGATCATGCCGCCGGGCTGCTCCAGCTTGAGCCGTATCTCGATCGCTACCCGGCACAGCTTTCGGGCGGCCAGCGCCAGCGCGTCGCCGTGGCCCGCGCGATCGTGATGGAGCCGAAGGTGCTGCTGATGGACGAGCCGCTGTCGAATCTCGATGCGCTGCTGCGGCTGCATTTTCGCGCCGAGCTCAAGAAGCTGGTGCAGGATCTTCATGCCACGACGATCTATGTGACCCACGATCAGGTTGAGGCGCTCAGCCTGGGCGACCGCATCGCCGTGATGCGTCAGGGCGAGATCGTGCAGTGCGACACACCGATGCAGGTCTATGATCGCCCGGCCAGCGAGTTTGTCGGCAGCTTTATCGGCAATCCGCCGATGAATTTTCTGCGCGGCAGGCTCGAACGCCGCGACGGAGCCGCGCAGGTGCTCCTGGCCGATCATCCGCTGGCGGCATCGCCTGGATTGACGCACCAGCCGGAGCGCGAGGTGCTGGTCGGCATTCGCGCCGAGCACATCGAGGCCCGCACCGCCGCAGCGCCCGATACGCTGCCGGCTCAGGCCGAGGTGATCGAGCCGCTGGGATCGCATCTGCTGATCACGGCGCTGATCGGCGATCAGCGGCTCAAGCTGCAAACGCACGTCGATTTTCCGGTCCAGGCCAACCAGCCCTTGTGGCTACGGCCAGATCCTGGTAAGCTGCGCTACTTCGATCCAGAGACGAAGCGTGACCTGATCGGCGCGCCGTAATGCGCCGGTAGGCGGGGGCGGGCACCCTCTGGGTGGTGGCCCCCACATATTCCCCATCCTGAGCCGATGCAGGAGATCCGAATTCCGGCAAAAGCTCCCTGAGCATACGCTAAGCAGAAGGAATCCAATGACCAATCAACCGCATACCGAGCTGATCGAGCAGGCCAGGGCGGTGCTCGCCGACAACTGGGTCGGCGCGTTTACCAAGCCGTCGCCGCGTCTGTACCCGCACCAGTGGTCCTGGGACTCGGCGTTTATCGCGATCGGCTACGCCCGCTACGATCAGGCCCGCGCCGAGCAAGAGCTGCGCTCGCTCTTCGCCGGGCAGTGGACCAACGGCATGCTGCCGCATATTGTCTTCAATCCCGCCGCCAGCGACTATTTTCCGGGGCCGCACGAGTGGCACACCGTCGATCACCCCCACAAGCCCCAGAACGTACAGACTACCGGCATTGTCCAGCCGCCGGTCCATGCGACCGCCGCGCTGCATGTGTTTCGGCACGCGCAGGATACCGCTCGCGCCCACGCCTTTCTGGCCGAGCTGTTTCCCCGCCTGCGCGACTGGCACGCCTATCTCTACCGCGAGCGCGATCCGCGCGGCGAGGGGCTGGTCTACATCGAGCATCCCTGGGAGTCGGGCCAGGATAACTCGCCGCTGTGGGATGCCGCGCTGGAGCGCATCACGATCGATCCCGACCAGATTCCGTCGTTTCAGCGCGTGGACATCACGATCGTCGACCCGATCGATCGACCGACCAAGACCGAGTACGACTACTACATGTATCTGGTCAAGCTGCTGATCGACCGCGACTACGACGATGCCAGGATTCGCGCCGATTTTCCGTTTCTGATTCAGGACGTTTTGTTCAACACGCTGCTCTGCCAGGCTAGCCGCGATCTGGCCGAGATCGCGCGAATCGTCGGCGAGTCGCCGGGGATCTTCGAGGCGTGGGCCGCACAGACCGCCAGCGCGATCGACGCCAAGCTGTGGGACGAGCAGCACGGCATCTATATCAACTACGATCTGGTCGCCGACGCGCCCGTCGATGTGCATGTCGCGGCGGGCTTCACGCCGCTCTTCGCCGGAGTCCCCGATCAGGCGCGCGCCGAGCGGATGTATCGCTACTTGAACTCCGACGCCTTCTGCGCGCTGGACGATGCCTGCTACCCCGTGCCCTGCTATGATCGGCACGCGCCCGGCTACCTGCCCAACCGCTACTGGCGCGGCCCGGTGTGGATCAACGTCGACTGGGCGATCTACCACGGGCTGCGACGCTACGGCTTCGAGGCGTACGCCGCCTGGATGCGGCAGCGCATCATCGAGCTGGTGCGAGACAACGGCTTCTTCGAGCACTTCACGCCGGAGACGGGCGCGGGCCACGGCACCGACCAGTTTTCGTGGACCGCCGCGCTGCTGATCGATCTGGCGCTCGGCTAAACTGCGCCGTACTCCTGGGCGAAGATTGCAGCGGGCTTCCATCCCCACGCGATCTTCGCCTTTTTCCTCCTGTAACCGCTGCTCGTCGGCGTCCGTAGAGAAGAGCGCGGGGCTAGACAACATTACTATTGCTCGTCGTCGCGCGCTTCCTCGACAAGCATCAACACCCTGTAGGCAGCAGGCGCTCATCCGTGTAAGATAGAGATACTCACACAGCCTTCGATCGCCGTTTTGTTTGTCCGCCGCAGGCCGTCGGCATGCCACGCGCGGTTTCGCTCCGCGCACCGGCAATAACGGCTCGTCATCTCGCCCGCCGTACAAACTGGTTGCTCACAGGAAAGGACTCCCCCCATGAAGTACGTCCATCTGTCGATCGTCCTGGTGCTCGGTCTGCTGCTCGGTATGGGAGCGACCGCCAGCGCTTCCCGGCCCACATCGCCCGCCGCCACTGGTACATTTGCCGCAACCACCAGAGCCTTCACCTACCAGGGCCGCCTGACCAATGGCGGCGTTCCGGCCAACGGCACGTACGATTTTACCTTCATCCTCTACGACGCCAGCGTCGGCGGCTCGCAGGCCGGGCCGATCGTCACCCGGAACGATGTCGTCGTCACCAACGGCCTGTTCAACGTCACGCTCGACTTCGGCAATATCTTCGTCGGCACGCAGTACTACCTCGACATCGCCGTGCGACCGGGCGCGAGCACCGGCAGCTACACGCAGCTCACGCCGCGCCAGCCGCTCACCGCCGCGCCCTATGCGTCGGGGCTGGTGCTGCCCCTGGATGCCTCGACGAGCACCAGCGGCAGCGCCTTCGTGGTCGACAACAACGGCAGCGGCCAGGCCGCCGAGTTCCGCAGCAACAGCACCTTCGCCACGATCTACGCCTCCAACAGCGGCACCGGCGGCACATTCCGCGCCGACACCGGCTCGTCGGGGCAGGGCAGCGCGATCACCGGCTACAACTACGGCACCGACCGCTACGCCGCCGAGCTAGAGCTGGTCAATAGCACCAATCCGCGCGCGGCGCTGTATGCGCGCACGGCGGGCAACGGCCAGGCGATCGACGCCGAGGTCAACTCCAATACCAACGGCGATGCGATCTTCGCGCGCACCACCAGCAGCAGCGCCAGCAGCTACGCCGGAATCTTCGTCGGCAACGTCTCGATCAGCGGCAATCTCGCCAAATCGTCGGGATCGTTCAAGATCGATCATCCGCTCGACCCGGCCAACAAGTACCTGTATCACTCGTTCGTCGAGTCGCCCGACATGAAGAACATCTACGACGGCGTGGTGACTCTCGACGACAACGGCGCGGCGGTGGTGACGATGCCCGCATGGTTCGACGCGCTCAACCAGGATTTTCGTTACCAGCTCACGGCGATCGGCGCGCCTGGGCCGAATCTGTACATCGCCAAGGAGATCACGGGCACTAGCTTCACGATCGCCGGGGGCACGGCGGGCATGAAAGTCTCGTGGCAGGTGACAGGCATTCGCCACGACGCCTACGCCAAGGCGCATCGCATCCCGGTGGAGGAGAACAAACCGGCAGCCGAGCGCGGCAGCTACATCCACCCCGAACTCTACGGCAAGCCCGCCAGCCAGGGCCTCGATCGGCTTGAGCGCCCGCTTCAGCCCGCGCCGCAGCCGGAGGGAGCGGGCCAATGAGAGCGAGGATGCTATTAGTTGCCCTGGCGCTGCTCGGCGTGGTGACGCTGGTCGCCGTCGATCGCGTGCGATCCCACGCGGCAGGCGTGGCACCCGCGCAGAGCGCCCTGGCCGAGTATGCCATCGACTGGTTCACGATCGACGGCGGCGGCGCGATGAACAGCAGCGGCGGCGTGTACGGCCTGAGCGGCACGATCGGGCAGCATGACGCGGGCGCGAGCATCGGCAGCCCGTATGAGCTGAACGG
This genomic window contains:
- a CDS encoding ABC transporter substrate-binding protein; the protein is MIRHSRPGTARHLLIMLILTLIISACGQTATPADQGGAPAAGSPAASAAPAASQAATSAAGSSADAGSLIFLSSQFKPVEEAERMRNTILAGFGGQVEFIPEDGGPFNDRIRAEAQGGQKTISIIGGLHGDFAPFVKDQLLEDLTPLMEKLKDRGFPESFVELSRMGSDKSYYVPWMQATYVLAVNKKALEHLPQGADQNALTYAQLNEWAANVEKATGERKLGFPGGPKGLIHRFFQGYLYPSYTGSSGVAGFKTPEAAQMWTEFKDMWAHANPQSTSYEFMQEPLLSEEVWIAWDHAARLITAVTEKPDDFVLLPAPAGPKGRGYMPVLAGLAIPKGAPNRQGAEQLIEYLTQPEQQITTLRENAFFPVTSAPIPQDLSAGVRLEAEAVQKQSSASDALPSLLPVGLGAKGGEFNKVYLDTFQRIVLNNEPVEQVLEQQATTLQQILNDTKAGCWPPDPPSEGPCQVK
- a CDS encoding sugar ABC transporter permease yields the protein MSGQVTQRADLEREKVPAPPLAVRPRRRSLGPYLLLAPAGVFLAVFFVWPMVQALLLAFQNEAGTFTLEPFRRMVNDIAFGRAVRNTLLLIVVIVPLQMVLALIMALLLQSGLRGTGLLLYLWAIPLAISDLAAGIVWLAIFADRGYLNSALVGLGLSETSIRFLSYENPVSMFLAVVLAETWRATSIVMVILLAGLQVIPKEYGEAAAVFGANGWQRLRHVTLPMLLPSIQVALILRTILAFQVFAVVIALAGRNLPVLAGEAYYWYGSYSNPNVAAAYALLILIFSVLNTGIYLRALRVRDEAIGVT
- a CDS encoding carbohydrate ABC transporter permease encodes the protein MPIPRQSGPPRRVYRNTLLYAAALLISLFMVLPIYLIMIAAFSPRAAISAFPKALVPAEFSTETLLFFLRSTGVTRAARNSVLVGLLTLAISLLLGAPAGYALARFAFRGRDTFKLLILSTRAFPIVILSIPLAVTFITWRLYDSLLAVALVHTALALPTTILVTSSIFMSVPKDLEEAALTLGCTPLGAFRRIVLPLALPGLAASAIFTFVLSWNEVFAATILTVRNRTLPAHVLGVLNDSPLPFRFAGGFALVVPSLIFIFFMRRYLLNMWGRVTK
- a CDS encoding ABC transporter ATP-binding protein, with the protein product MATITIKTIRKTYPGTKQPAVDDVNLTIEDGEFMVLLGPSGCGKTTLLRMIAGLEYPDHGRITIGERDVTDLPPRARQIAMVFQSYAIFPHLTVFENVAFGLRMRKESGPDVRRKVDHAAGLLQLEPYLDRYPAQLSGGQRQRVAVARAIVMEPKVLLMDEPLSNLDALLRLHFRAELKKLVQDLHATTIYVTHDQVEALSLGDRIAVMRQGEIVQCDTPMQVYDRPASEFVGSFIGNPPMNFLRGRLERRDGAAQVLLADHPLAASPGLTHQPEREVLVGIRAEHIEARTAAAPDTLPAQAEVIEPLGSHLLITALIGDQRLKLQTHVDFPVQANQPLWLRPDPGKLRYFDPETKRDLIGAP
- a CDS encoding trehalase family glycosidase, which codes for MTNQPHTELIEQARAVLADNWVGAFTKPSPRLYPHQWSWDSAFIAIGYARYDQARAEQELRSLFAGQWTNGMLPHIVFNPAASDYFPGPHEWHTVDHPHKPQNVQTTGIVQPPVHATAALHVFRHAQDTARAHAFLAELFPRLRDWHAYLYRERDPRGEGLVYIEHPWESGQDNSPLWDAALERITIDPDQIPSFQRVDITIVDPIDRPTKTEYDYYMYLVKLLIDRDYDDARIRADFPFLIQDVLFNTLLCQASRDLAEIARIVGESPGIFEAWAAQTASAIDAKLWDEQHGIYINYDLVADAPVDVHVAAGFTPLFAGVPDQARAERMYRYLNSDAFCALDDACYPVPCYDRHAPGYLPNRYWRGPVWINVDWAIYHGLRRYGFEAYAAWMRQRIIELVRDNGFFEHFTPETGAGHGTDQFSWTAALLIDLALG